One region of Bacillus pumilus genomic DNA includes:
- a CDS encoding class F sortase, with protein sequence MKRWLFGLLMLLVITGCASKSMDDSSSAKTTSSPEKMTTNQAAKQSHSKAMLKDEPSGIVPAEIAIPAIDVKAKIEKTTLSKDGSMGVPKNTDNTAWFKDGPKPGDKGNAVMNGHVDNKWGPSVFYRLKELKKGNKVIVTSISDKKRTFEVVKVQSYPREEKPNAFFGYAFTRNLNLITCTGTFDHAAGTHEKRLVVFTQLISS encoded by the coding sequence TTGAAAAGGTGGCTGTTTGGTCTTCTGATGCTTCTTGTCATCACGGGCTGTGCATCAAAATCGATGGATGATTCGTCATCCGCTAAAACAACCTCATCTCCTGAAAAAATGACAACAAACCAAGCCGCAAAACAGTCTCATTCAAAAGCCATGTTAAAAGACGAACCGTCCGGTATTGTCCCGGCTGAAATTGCGATTCCGGCGATTGATGTCAAAGCAAAAATAGAGAAAACCACTTTATCAAAGGATGGCAGTATGGGGGTTCCAAAAAATACGGACAACACAGCTTGGTTTAAGGATGGTCCAAAGCCAGGAGATAAAGGAAATGCCGTTATGAATGGTCATGTTGATAATAAGTGGGGACCTTCTGTTTTTTATCGATTGAAGGAGCTGAAAAAGGGAAACAAGGTAATCGTGACATCCATATCAGATAAAAAGCGAACTTTTGAAGTCGTCAAAGTGCAAAGCTATCCGCGTGAAGAAAAACCAAATGCGTTTTTCGGGTATGCTTTTACACGGAATCTCAATTTAATCACGTGTACAGGGACATTTGATCATGCAGCAGGGACTCATGAAAAAAGATTGGTTGTCTTTACTCAGCTGATTTCTTCATAA